A genome region from Camelina sativa cultivar DH55 chromosome 10, Cs, whole genome shotgun sequence includes the following:
- the LOC109126836 gene encoding LOW QUALITY PROTEIN: putative F-box protein At4g17780 (The sequence of the model RefSeq protein was modified relative to this genomic sequence to represent the inferred CDS: deleted 1 base in 1 codon), with translation MEEEEKNPSSIYIVTDLLEDIFLQLPLKSILISKSVSRRWKSILESKTFVERRMSLQKNRKFLAAYNCDCSREPRLLQGSRFKGGEQIVYLHYNTTRPSLTCYGLVCILEPYWIDVLNPWTRQLRRHGFGFGTIIGELSAFSPRYWAMGFGKHRVTGNYKVVKMCLLSFGKTSVRDPEVEYSVLDAETGEWRMLSSPPCKVFAVKGSVCVNRSIYWLHNTIGTVWKILALDLHKEEFHNVSVPTMSVMQETNIVNLDDGLAIANTYTKAEWKLEIWCMDTEVKRWTKTYSIHLENRVVSQERQNRWFTPVSVSKQENLVFYDNHNRLFKYYPRKNAIMCLSSDTCVISPFFENLAPLPLKSIIPYPIRAGDPDAPSCLRDRMNAGSYILS, from the exons atggaggaagaagagaaaaacccTAGTTCGATCTACATAGTGACCGATCTACTGGAAGATATATTCCTTCAACTTCCTTTGAAATCGATTCTCATATCAAAAAGCGTCTCAAGACGATGGAAATCAATTCTTGAATCGAAGACGTTCGTGGAGAGACGAATGAGTCTTCAAAAGAACCGCAAATTCCTGGCTGCTTACAACTGCGACTGCAGCAGGGAGCCTAGGCTACTCCAGGGGTCGCGGTTCAAAGGTGGCGAACAGATAGTATATCTGCATTACAACACCACACGACCCTCGTTGACTTGCTACGGTTTGGTCTGCATCCTCGAACCATATTGGATCGACGTATTGAACCCTTGGACAAGACAACTCCGGCGACACGGCTTTGGATTTGGAACCATAATCGGAGAATTGTCGGCTTTCTCTCCGAGATATTGGGCAATGGGATTTGGTAAGCACAGAGTTACGGGCAACTATAAAGTAGTGAAGATGTGTTTATTATCTTTCGGTAAAACTAGTGTACGCGATCCTGAGGTGGAGTATAGTGTTCT tgatgcTGAAACTGGTGAATGGCGGATGTTGAGTTCACCTCCTTGTAAGGTCTTTGCCGTAAAAGGATCCGTGTGTGTGAATAGATCGATTTACTGGTTACACAACACTATTGGGACGGTTTGGAAAATactagccttggatcttcacaaAGAAGAGTTCCATAACGTCTCAGTTCCGACTATGAGTGTCATGCAAGAAACCAATATAGTGAACCTTGATGACGGCCTGGCCATAGCCAATACCTATACTAAGGCTGAATGGAAACTAGAGATTTGGTGCATGGATACAGAAGTCAAAAGATGGACCAAGACTTACTCCATACATTTAGAGAACAGAGTTGTTTCCCAGGAAAGACAGAACAGGTGGTTCACCCCGGTGTCGGTTTCTAAGCAAGAGAATCTTGTCTTCTATGATAACCATAACAGACTTTTCAAATATTATCCAAGGAAAAATGCCATTATGTGTCTCTCCTCAGACACTTGTGTTATATCTCCATTCTTTGAAAATTTGGCACCACTTCCTTTGAAATCAATCATTCCGTATCCT ATCCGCGCAGGAGATCCAGATGCCCCCTCCTGTCTTCGAGATCGAATGAATGCGGGATCCTATATTTTGTCTTAA
- the LOC104718550 gene encoding uncharacterized membrane protein At4g09580-like, whose amino-acid sequence MQREEGEETSTIGVVPAMKSPTPTSLLSFWDVTAASGVVLGFLMGLVCVYLTMPQSDYSFLKLPRNLEDLQILKDNLEIYTSDYTVQVLVGYCLVYVFMQTFMIPGTVFMSLLAGALFGVIKGMALVVSTATAGASSCYFLSKLIGRPLLFSLWPDKLVFFQEQVAKRKDRLLNYMLFLRLTPTLPNTFINVASPIVDVPYHIFFLATFIGLIPAAYVTVRAGLALGELKSLGDLYDFSSVATLCLIGVLSVTPTLISKKKA is encoded by the exons atgcagagagaagaaggagaagaaacatCAACCATCGGCGTTGTCCCGGCGATGAAATCGCCGACGCCAACATCTCTTCTGAGCTTTTGGGATGTCACGGCAGCTTCCGGCGTCGTTTTAGGGTTTCTGATGGGCCTTGTTTGCGTTTATCTCACAATGCCTCAATCTGATTACAGTTTCCTCAAGCTCCCTCGTAATCTCGAAGATCTTCAGATTcttaa AGATAATTTGGAGATTTACACAAGTGATTACACAGTTCAAGTTCTTGTTGGATATTGTCTGGTCTACGTTTTTATGCAGACGTTTATGATTCCTGGAACTGTGTTTATGTCTTTGCTTGCTGGTGCTCTCTTTGGAGTTATCAAAGGAATGGCTCTTGTTGTCTCTACTGCAACAGCTGGTGCTTCTTCTTGCTATTTCCTCTCTAAGCTCATTGGTAGACCGTTACTCTTCTCGCTTTGGCCTGACAAGCTCGTATTCTTCCAAGAACAG gttGCGAAGAGAAAAGATCGGTTGCTGAATTATATGCTCTTCTTGAGACTAACACCAACATTGCCTAACACTTTCATTAATGTTGCTTCTCCAATTGTTGATGTTCCTTACCATATCTTCTTCTTAGCTACATTCATTGGTCTGATTCCTGCTGCATATGTCACTGTCCGG gCCGGGCTTGCTCTTGGAGAGCTAAAATCATTGGGAGATCTCTATGAC
- the LOC104718552 gene encoding transcription factor MYB39-like: protein MGRSPCCDQDKGVKKGPWMQEEDDKLTAYINKNGYGNWRSLPKHAGLNRCGKSCRLRWMNYLRPDIRRGKFSDEEESTIVRLHALLGNKWSKIAGHLPGRTDNEIKNYWNTHMRKKLLQMGIDPITHEPRTNELGPILDVSQMLAAAINNGQFGNNNNLFNNSTALEDLLKLQLIHKMLEIITPKAVPNINSFNTPKPEPVVSSFNTNSVNPKPYTTAGQQVFINQSGITPEVWDGFEDIQLPGLITVSEESLKAAKPGNSTTTEANDHTGTGMMMGYYGDQSREIPSSGSVSVSPVESGLNHPGTVQHSPGLDVLEDWEKFFDDESSDSCWKSFLDLTSPTSSPLPW from the exons ATGGGAAGATCACCGTGTTGCGATCAAGACAAAGGCGTGAAGAAAGGACCGTGGatgcaagaagaagatgataagctCACCGCTTATATAAACAAGAACGGTTATGGGAACTGGCGGTCGCTTCCTAAGCATGCTGGACTCAACCGCTGCGGCAAGAGCTGTCGACTCCGGTGGATGAATTATCTCCGGCCTGATATCCGGCGAGGCAAGTTCTCCGATGAAGAAGAGAGTACCATCGTTAGACTCCATGCCCTTCTTGGCAACAA ATGGTCTAAAATTGCGGGTCATCTTCCAGGAAGAACcgataatgaaataaaaaactattgGAACACTCATATGAGGAAGAAGTTGTTGCAAATGGGGATTGATCCAATAACACACGAGCCAAGAACCAACGAGCTTGGCCCTATCCTCGATGTTTCTCAAATGCTCGCCGCGGCGATCAACAATGGCCAATTTGGTAACAATAATAACCTCTTTAACAATAGTACTGCTTTGGAGGATCTTCTCAAACTCCAATTGATTCACAAAATGCTTGAAATCATAACCCCCAAAGCCGTACCAAACATCAATAGCTTCAACACCCCCAAACCGGAACCGGTAGTCAGTAGCTTCAATACCAATTCAGTGAATCCTAAACCGTATACTACGGCTGGACAACAGGTTTTCATAAACCAAAGTGGAATCACTCCTGAGGTTTGGGATGGTTTTGAAGATATCCAGCTTCCTGGTTTGATTACGGTTTCTGAAGAGAGTTTGAAG GCAGCAAAACCGGGTAATAGTACTACCACCGAGGCAAATGATCATACCGGAACCGGTATGATGATGGGTTACTATGGTGATCAATCACGTGAAATCCCATCTTCTGGTTCAGTATCGGTTTCTCCTGTAGAATCCGGTTTGAACCATCCTGGTACGGTTCAGCACTCACCCGGTTTAGATGTCCTAGAAGACTGGGAGAAGTTCTTTGATGATGAATCAAGTGATTCTTGCTGGAAAAGTTTCTTAGA CTTAACGTCACCCACATCGTCACCCCTCCCATGGTAA
- the LOC104723305 gene encoding alpha,alpha-trehalose-phosphate synthase [UDP-forming] 5: MVSRSYSNLLDLASGNFHSFSREKKRFPRVATVTGVLSELDDDNNSNSVCSDAPSSVTQDRIIVVGNQLPIKSHRNSAGKLSFSWDNDSLLLQLKDGMREDMEVVYIGCLKEQIDTVEQDDVSQRLLENFKCVPAYIPPELFTKYYHGFCKQHLWPLFHYMLPLTPDLGGRFDRSLWQAYLSVNKIFADKVMEVISPDDDFVWVHDYHLMVLPTFLRKRFNRVKLGFFLHSPFPSSEIYRTLPVRNELLRALLNADLIGFHTFDYARHFLSCCSRMLGLSYQSKRGTIGLEYYGRTVSIKILPVGIHISQLQSILNLPETQTKVAELRDQFLNQKVLLGVDDMDIFKGISLKLLAMEQLLIQHPEKRGQVVLVQIANPARGRGKDVQEVQSETEATVKRINEMFGRPGYQPVVLIDTTLQFFERIAYYVIAECCLVTAVRDGMNLIPYEYIICRQGNPKLNDIIGLEPSASKKSMLVVSEFIGCSPSLSGAIRVNPWNIDAVTEAMDYALIVSEAEKQMRHEKHYKYVSTHDVAYWARSFIQDLERACGDHVRKRCWGIGFGLGFRVVALDPSFKKLSIEHIVSAYKRTKNRAILLDYDGTMVQPGSIRTTPTRETIEILNNLSSDPMNIVYLVSGKDRNTLTEWFSSCDDLGLGAEHGYFIRPNDGTDWETSSLVSGFEWKQIAEPVMRLYTETTDGSTIETKETALVWNYQFADPDFGSCQAKELMEHLESVLTNDPVSVKTGQQLVEVKPQGVNKGLVAERLITTMQEKGKLLDFILCVGDDRSDEDMFEVIMSAKDGPALSPVAEIFACTVGQKPSKAKYYLDDTAEIIRMLEGLATSNAPISDQIGSIAAVPTKDLF; encoded by the exons ATGGTATCAAGATCTTATTCCAACCTCTTGGATCTTGCTTCTGGCAATTTCCATTCGTTTTCCCGGGAGAAGAAGAGGTTTCCAAGAGTAGCAACTGTCACAGGTGTCTTATCTGAGCTAGATGATGATAACAACAGCAACAGTGTCTGCTCTGATGCTCCTTCTTCCGTCACGCAAGATCGAATCATCGTAGTTGGGAACCAGCTTCCTATTAAATCACATCGAAACTCTGCGGGTAAATTGAGCTTTAGTTGGGACAATGACTCGCTTCTCTTGCAGCTTAAAGACGGTATGCGTGAAGACATGGAAGTTGTCTACATTGGTTGTCTTAAAGAACAAATCGATACAGTTGAGCAAGATGATGTTTCTCAAAGGTTGCTTGAGAATTTCAAATGTGTTCCTGCTTATATCCCACCTGAGCTATTCACCAAGTACTATCATGGATTCTGTAAGCAACATCTATGGCCTTTGTTTCACTACATGCTTCCTTTGACGCCTGATCTTGGAGGTAGATTTGATCGTTCTTTATGGCAAGCTTACCTTTCGGTTAACAAGATCTTTGCTGATAAAGTGATGGAAGTGATTAGTCctgatgatgattttgtttggGTTCATGACTATCACTTAATGGTTTTGCCTACTTTCTTGAGGAAGAGGTTTAATAGAGTAAAGCTTGGTTTTTTCCTTCATAGCCCGTTCCCTTCTTCTGAGATATACCGTACTCTTCCAGTGAGAAACGAGCTCTTACGCGCACTCCTCAACGCAGATTTGATTGGGTTTCATACCTTTGACTATGCTAGACACTTTCTTTCTTGCTGCAGCAGGATGCTTGGTTTATCTTATCAGTCCAAACGTGGAACCATAGGGCTAGAGTACTATGGTCGAACGGTAAGCATCAAGATTCTTCCTGTTGGGATCCATATTAGCCAGCTTCAGTCAATTTTAAACCTCCCTGAGACTCAAACCAAAGTTGCTGAGCTGAGAGATCAGTTCTTGAATCAAAAAGTTCTTCTTGGTGTAGATGATATGGACATCTTCAAAGGGATCAGCCTCAAACTCTTGGCAATGGAACAACTTCTCATACAGCATCCGGAGAAGCGAGGTCAAGTGGTGCTTGTCCAGATTGCAAACCCTGCAAGAGGTCGTGGTAAAGACGTTCAGGAGGTTCAGTCTGAAACTGAGGCCACGGTTAAAAGGATTAATGAAATGTTTGGAAGGCCTGGTTACCAACCTGTCGTTCTGATTGATACAACGCTTCAGTTCTTTGAGAGGATTGCTTACTATGTGATTGCAGAGTGTTGTCTTGTTACAGCGGTAAGAGATGGTATGAATCTTATACCTTATGAGTACATTATCTGCAGACAAGGTAATCCGAAACTCAATGATATTATAGGCCTTGAACCTTCTGCATCAAAGAAGAGTATGCTCGTTGTCTCTGAATTTATCGGATGTTCTCCTTCTTTAAGCGGCGCCATTAGAGTGAATCCATGGAACATAGATGCTGTGACTGAAGCCATGGATTATGCATTGATAGTTTCAGAAGCAGAGAAGCAGATGCGTCACGAGAAGCACTACAAATATGTGAGCACACATGATGTTGCGTATTGGGCGCGCAGCTTTATACAAGATCTTGAAAGGGCTTGCGGTGATCATGTGAGGAAGAGGTGTTGGGGGATAGGTTTCGGGTTAGGCTTTCGAGTTGTGGCGCTTGATCCAAGTTTTAAAAAGCTCTCGATTGAGCACATTGTCTCAGCTTATAAGAGAACCAAAAACCGAGCCATTTTGTTGGATTATGATGGCACAATGGTACAGCCAGGGTCCATCAGGACGACACCAACACGCGAAACAATCGAAATCTTGAACAATCTGTCTAGTGATCCCATGAATATCGTGTACCTCGTCAGCGGGAAAGACAGAAATACGCTAACTGAATGGTTTTCTTCATGTGATGATCTTGGTTTGGGTGCAGAGCACGGATACTTTATAAG GCCAAATGATGGAACAGACTGGGAAACGTCGAGTTTGGTATCGGGCTTTGAATGGAAACAAATAGCAGAGCCAGTGATGAGACTGTACACAGAGACAACAGATGGATCAACAATAGAGACAAAAGAGACTGCACTCGTTTGGAATTACCAATTTGCAGATCCTGATTTTGGATCTTGTCAAGCCAAAGAGCTTATGGAACACCTCGAAAGCGTGCTTACCAATGACCCAGTCTCTGTCAAGACTGGACAACAACTCGTTGAAGTTAAACCACAG GGTGTGAACAAAGGTCTTGTGGCCGAGAGGCTTATAACAACGATGCAAGAAAAAGGGAAACTTTTGGATTTCATTCTCTGCGTTGGTGATGATCGATCCGATGAAGATATGTTTGAGGTGATAATGAGTGCAAAAGATGGCCCGGCTTTGTCTCCTGTGGCTGAGATCTTTGCTTGCACCGTTGGTCAAAAGCCAAGCAAAGCAAAATACTATTTAGACGATACGGCAGAGATAATCAGAATGCTTGAAGGTCTAGCCACCTCTAACGCACCTATATCTGATCAAATCGGTTCAATAGCTGCTGTTCCGACGAAAGATCTGTTTTAA